In Porites lutea chromosome 7, jaPorLute2.1, whole genome shotgun sequence, a single window of DNA contains:
- the LOC140944033 gene encoding uncharacterized protein gives MAFNGEPADPTVNQQPANEGDNAATTGSSWGWRDLALGAAVGTAAVAATPVVLSAAGFTAGGIAVGSAAASVQSVLYGSTVASGSIFAALQSAGVAGISTTASGIIAGTTGTAAVFMKKVGERWFWRQG, from the exons GCAGATCCCACAGTAAACCAGCAACCAGCAAATGAAGGAGACAATGCAGCAACTACTG GATCTTCATGGGGATGGAGAGATCTGGCTTTGGGTGCAGCAGTTGGCACTGCCGCTGTCGCAGCAACTCCAGTGGTCCTTAGTGCTGCTGGCTTTACCGCTGGGGGGATCGCTGTTGGTTCTGCTGCAGCATCTGTGCAGTCAGTGCTTTATGGATCAACAGTGGCTTCTGGAAGTATATTTGCAGCATTGCAGAGTGCAGGGGTGGCTGGAATTAGTACAACTGCAAGTGGTATCATAGCTGGAACCACTGGAACTGCAGCTGTGTTTATGAAAAAAGTCGGGGAAAGGTGGTTCTGGAGGCAAGGATAA
- the LOC140944032 gene encoding uncharacterized protein, with translation MDERLDQNEDNRYRPTSAVQAHGSLMSASPSGLQTTTSLPGGLYPPTPSPMPPLTPMTPMTAEQAGIVPQLQNIVSTVNLGCKLDLKKIALHARNAEYNPKRFAAVIMRIREPRTTALIFSSGKMVCTGAKSEEQSRLAARKYARVVQKLGFPAKFTEFKIQNMVGSCDVRFPIRLEGLVLAHGQFSSYEPELFPGLIYRMVKPRIVLLIFVSGKVVLTGAKVRSEIYEAFENIYPILKSFRKT, from the exons ATGGATGAAAGATTAGACCAGAATGAAGATAACAGATACAGGCCAACATCAGCGGTGCAG GCCCACGGCAGCCTCATGTCTGCCAGTCCTTCAGGCCTGCAGACAACGACATCATTACCAGGGGGGCTGTATCCTCCGACACCCAGCCCTATGCCTCCCCTCACACCCATGACACCAATGACAGCTGAGCAGGCTGGGATTGTGCCGCAACTACA AAATATTGTGTCAACTGTAAATCTTGGATGTAAACTGGACTTGAAAAAGATTGCTCTCCATGCTAGGAATGCAGAATACAATCCTAAG cGATTTGCCGCAGTTATTATGAGAATACGAGAACCAAGGACCACTGCTCTGATATTTAGTTCTGGGAAAATGGTCTGCACGGGAGCAAAGAG TGAAGAACAGTCCAGATTAGCAGCCAGAAAATATGCTAGGGTTGTGCAGAAGCTTGGTTTTCCA GCAAAGTTTACAGAATTCAAAATCCAGAACATGGTAGGTAGTTGTGACGTCAGATTTCCAATTCGTCTTGAAGGCCTCGTGTTAGCCCATGGACAGTTTTCAAG CTATGAACCAGAGCTGTTTCCTGGTTTGATTTATAGAATGGTCAAACCTAGGATAGTATTGCTGATTTTTGTTTCTGGGAAAGTGGTTCTTACTG GTGCTAAAGTTCGCTCAGAAATTTATGAAGCCTTTGAAAACATCTACCCCATCCTAAAGTCATTTAGAAAGACATAG